CGGCGACGGCGTAGTCACGGCGGACCAGCACGCTGACGGCCTCGGGCTCGACGGTGTCGGGCAGCCCGCCGTCGCCCGGGTGGGGCACCTCGAAGGGGGTGAACTCGTCGTAGATCTCGTCGAGGAGCTCGTCGTAGACCTCCGCGGCGTCGGCCAGCGCCTCGTAGGACTCGGCGACCGACGGATCACCCGCACCGGCTCTCGCTTCGACGGCGGCAAGATGCGCGTCGATCGCGGCCTTCACCGCGTCAGCGGCGCTGCGTACCTGGGCGACCTGGGTTTCCGTGGGGCGCACGACATCAGACATGCGTCGAACGCTATCCGCTCGTGGGCACCCCGCGCACGGGTGTTATCGGGCTGGTAGCAAATCGATCACGTGAGCAGGACGGTCCGGTTGCCGTGGCCAACGTCTGGGCAGCCTTTCTGCGCGGCCCGGCGCGGCCGTAGGCTTACCTGTGTTCATCCGCGGGAGGAGAGTCTTGACCCCACCCTCTGGCAAGATCGTTCGCCAGTCCGAGTACGAGTTCCGCTCGCTGCTGCTGCCGCGCACCGTCTCCCGGAACGAGGCGCGCGCCCTGCTCACCGAGCAGGCGGAGTACGGTCACTGGGAACTGGACCGACTCCGCCTCTACCCGGACGGACGGCGCAAGATCACGCTCAAGCGACGGATCATCCGTCAGGTGCGCAGTCCGCTGAGCGCCTACCTGGACAGCTGACGGCCGGCCGACCTGCTGACCGGCCGACCTGCCGGCTACTTGGCCGGTCGACGCGTCCGGCGATAGAGCAGCACGCCACCGGCGGTGACGAGCGCGCCGACCGGTGCCAGCACCAGCGCCTCGTTGCCGCCACCGGTCTCGGCGAGCACCTGGCCCCCGGAGCTCCCGCCCGTCGAACCGTTCGGCGGCGGGCTGTGGTGTCCGCCGGTCGGCGACACCGACGGCGACTGGGACGGCGTGGTCTGCGGCGGCGGGGGCTGCTCGCCGCCCGTGCCGCCGTGGCAGCCGCAGGTGTGGGACGGCCTCGGCGTCGGGATGCCGCCGCCCGTCGTGCCCCCCGAGACCGAGCCGGACCCGCTGTGGTTCGCGCACCCGTTGCCGAAGGCGGGGTTCACCGCGCCGGGAGCGTTCACCGAGTTGCCGCAGAGGTTCACCGGCACGTCGACCGGGACCTGCACCGCATTGCCCGAGCCGACGCCCGGGGAGTCGTGCGCACCGCCCTGGGCGGTGCCGCCGCCCCCGCCGCTGCGGCGGGAGTCGTTGCCGCAGTGGTTCCCGTAGGCGGGGTTCAGCACCCCGACCACGTTGACCGTGTTCCCGCAGGCGTTCACGGGCACCGAGACGGGCACCTGAACCGCATTGCCGGAGGCCACGCCGGGGGAATCGCTCGCGGTTCCGTCCGCCCCCGAATCGGCGTAGGCGAGCCCCGCCGCATACCCCGCTGTGGAAGCCAAGACGCTCCCGGTCGCCATGACCGTGAGCAAACCGCGTTTGGCAGCTTGTCGCATGGTTTTGCCCTGCCCTCAGTCTGTCATTCCTGCGTAGTGATCCTGTGTCCCCGTACACCACTCCAACGAGAGCGAGGAGCGTGAGGCACGGTTGAGTCGTGGAATGCCACGACCCCGGGAGGAAAGCTCTCCCGGGGCCGTGATTCGCTCAGTCGTCCGGACTCATCCGGGACAGGCTCAGTTGTTCTCGCAGTGGTTGCCGAACGCCGGGTTCAGCAGGCCGATGACGCTGATGGTGTTGCCGCAGACGTTCACCGGGACGTGCACCGGAACCTGGATCACGTTGCCGGACAGCACACCCGGGGAACCCCAGGCGGCGCCCTCGGCCTGCGCACCACTGTGGGCACTGGCGACACCCGCGCCGGCCAGGGCCAGACCACCGGCGGTGGCGACGACGGCGACGATCTTCTTGACCTGCATGGTCTCCTCCTTCATCCATGGAACAGCTCGTATGCCGAGCTGCATATGGGTGAACGAGGCTGCGGCAAATGGGGTACGACGCCGCAGAAACTCTCACCCTTTGGGGTGAGAAATACGCACGCCCATGCGAAGGTCAGGAATCAGCGCTGCTCGATGCAGCACGGGTGGATTCAGCACGGGTGGATTCAGCACTGATCGATGAAGCGGTCGAGCACCCGCACGCCGAACTTCAGCGCGTCGACCGGAACACGCTCGTCCACCCCGTGGAACATCCCGGCGAAATCCAGGTCGGCCGGCAGCTTCAGCGGTGCGAAGCCGAAGCAGCGGATGCCGAGCTCCGAGAAGGCCTTCGCGTCCGTGCCTCCGGACAGCGTGTACGGCACCGCCCGGGCGATCGGGTCCTCGGCCTTCAGGGCCGCCTGCATCGCGGCCACCAGCGGGCCGTCGAAGTCGGTCTCCAGCGCCTTGTCGGTGTGCACGTCCTCGCGCCGCACGCGCGGACCCAGCACGGAGTCCAGTTCGGCCAGGAACTCCTCCTCGTAGCCGGGCAGGAAGCGTCCGTCCACGTGCGCGGTGGCCTGGCCGGGGATGACGTTGACCTTGTAGCCGGCGCCGAGCATCGTCGGCTGCGCGGTGTTGCGCAGTGTGGCGCCGATCAGCTTGGCGATGCCGCCGAGCCGCTCCAGCGTGGTGTCCATGTCCTCCGGGTCCAGCTCGACGCCCAGGGCGTCGGAGAGCTCGTCGAGGAAGTGCCGCACGCTCTTGGTGATCCGCACCGGGAACTGGTGCCGGCCGAGCCTGGCCACCGCCTCGCACAGCTCGGTGATGGCGTTGTCCTTGTTGGTCATCGAGCCGTGGCCTGCGGTGCCGTCCACGGTGAGCCGCATCCAGTGCATGCCCTTCTCCGCGGTCTCCACCAGGTAGAGCC
This genomic interval from Streptacidiphilus rugosus AM-16 contains the following:
- a CDS encoding DUF5703 family protein — protein: MTPPSGKIVRQSEYEFRSLLLPRTVSRNEARALLTEQAEYGHWELDRLRLYPDGRRKITLKRRIIRQVRSPLSAYLDS
- a CDS encoding chaplin; this encodes MRQAAKRGLLTVMATGSVLASTAGYAAGLAYADSGADGTASDSPGVASGNAVQVPVSVPVNACGNTVNVVGVLNPAYGNHCGNDSRRSGGGGGTAQGGAHDSPGVGSGNAVQVPVDVPVNLCGNSVNAPGAVNPAFGNGCANHSGSGSVSGGTTGGGIPTPRPSHTCGCHGGTGGEQPPPPQTTPSQSPSVSPTGGHHSPPPNGSTGGSSGGQVLAETGGGNEALVLAPVGALVTAGGVLLYRRTRRPAK
- a CDS encoding chaplin gives rise to the protein MQVKKIVAVVATAGGLALAGAGVASAHSGAQAEGAAWGSPGVLSGNVIQVPVHVPVNVCGNTISVIGLLNPAFGNHCENN
- a CDS encoding M20/M25/M40 family metallo-hydrolase, which produces MSSVSETVGVNPTGGSGEGFGEAEVADLCRDLIRIDTSNYGDGSGPGERAAAEYVAEKLAEFGLEPQIIESDKGRASTIARIAGEDSSRPALLIHGHTDVVPANAADWTHHPFAGEIADGMVWGRGAVDMKDMDAMTLAVVRDRLRSGRRPPRDIVLAFLADEEAGGVYGAHHLVDRHRGLFDGVSEAIGEVGGFSFTVDENLRLYLVETAEKGMHWMRLTVDGTAGHGSMTNKDNAITELCEAVARLGRHQFPVRITKSVRHFLDELSDALGVELDPEDMDTTLERLGGIAKLIGATLRNTAQPTMLGAGYKVNVIPGQATAHVDGRFLPGYEEEFLAELDSVLGPRVRREDVHTDKALETDFDGPLVAAMQAALKAEDPIARAVPYTLSGGTDAKAFSELGIRCFGFAPLKLPADLDFAGMFHGVDERVPVDALKFGVRVLDRFIDQC